The Deinococcus carri genomic sequence CCGCGTCCGTCATGATGATGATCTTGTGGTAGCGGAGGTTGGAGAGGTCGAAGTGCATCCGGTCGCCGGTGCCCTCCACGCCCGCGCCGATGGCCCCGATCAGGGCGCGAATCTCGGCGTTCTTCAGAATCTTGTTGAGTTCCGCCTTCTCGACGTTCAGGATCTTGCCGCGCAGGGGCAGGATGGCCTGGAAGCGGCGCTCACGGCCACCCTTGGCCGAGCCACCTGCAGAAATCCCTTCCACGATGAACAGTTCGGACTCGCTGGGGTCCTGGCTGGAGCAGTCGGCCAGCTTGCCGGGCAGGTCGTCGTTTTCCAGGGGGTTGGAGCGGCGCACGATGTCGCGGGCCTTGCGGGCGGCCTCGCGGGCGCGGGCGGCCTCGGCGGCCTTTTCCACGATGGTCTTGCCGACCTTCGGGTTTTCCTCCAGGAACTCCGCGAACTTCTCGCCCACGATGGCGTTGACGGCCGTCTGCGCCTCGCTGTTGAGCAGCTTGACTTTCGCCTGCGACTCGAACTGCGGCTCGCCCAGCTTGACCGACACCACGCAGTAGATGCCTTCCAGCAGGTCGTCGCCGCTGGGCACCGGGTTGCCGGACTTGATCAGGTTCTTGTCCTTGGCGTACTTGTTCAGGATGCGCGTGTAGGCGGTCTTGAAGCCGGTCAGCGGCGTGCCGCCGTCGCGCGTGCGGATCATGTTCGCGTAGGTCAGGATGTTGTCGCTGGAATAGGTGTTGGCGTGGATGAACGCGACCTCGACCTCCACCTCGCTGTGGCTCCCGCGCATCACGATGGGCTGGTCGTACAGCAGCTTGGAGTCGTCGGTGACCAGGGCGCGCGCGAAGTTGGCGATGCCGCCCTGCTCGAAGAAGGTTTCCTCGCGGACCTCGCCGCCGTGCAGCTCGGTGCGTTCGTCGCGCACCACGATCTTCAGGCCGGTCAGGTAGGCCAGCTCGCGCAGGCGGCCCCGGATGCGGTCGTAGTTGAAGAGGTTCTCGAACTCGGAAAAGACTTCCGGGTCGGGGTGGAAGGTAATCTTGGTGGACCACTTCACGCCCTGCGGCGTCTTGCCCAGCACTTCGAGCGGCGTGGACACGGCCCCCTTCTCGAAGCGGATGTGGTGCAGCTTGCCACCCTTGTTGACCGTCGCGTCGAAATAGGTGGAGAGGGCGTTCACTACGCTGCTGCCGACGCCGTGCAGGCCGCCCGATACCTTGTACGCGCCGCCGCCGAACTTGCCGCCCGCGTGCAGCTCGGTAAAGATGACCTCGATGGCGCTGCGGCCCTCGGACTTCATGATGTCCACGGGAATGCCGCGCCCGTTGTCGGTGACGGTGGCGCTGCCGTCGGCGTGCATGATCACGTGAACCTCGTCGGCAAAGCCGCCCAGGCCCTCGTCGATGGCGTTGTCAATGATCTCGGTCAGCAGCTGGTGGTAGCCGTCCACGCCGGTGCCGCCCTGCACGTACATGCCGGGGCGTTTGCGAACCGCTTCCAGCCCCTTAAGAATGGAGATGGAGCTGGCGTTGTACTCGTGGGTCTGCGTCATGGTCCTCCTGCGTGGCCCCGGTGGGGCAGTGATGATGTTCGAATTCGGAAGCTGGGCCGTGGAGGCCGTTTGGCCAAAAAATCGGCGCTGCGTGCGCCTCCGAAGGTCCTCCCAGTATACAGGATGAGTTGAAACGGGTCAAATGGATTACGTATTAGACGTAATATGAGGCGCTGACTTCTTCTGCCCGACCTGCCGCCAAAATGCCGTCTGGGACGTCCCCGCCACGGGGTGGCGGGCTGCTGCGCGCCGCGACTCGGGGAACGGCGCGGCCGGTCCTCTTCACGCTGCCGCGCTGTTCCGGGCAGAATGGGGGCTGCATGCGCCCTGCCGCCGCCCTGTTCCTTACCGCCCTGCTTGCCAGCGGTCCGCTTGTCCGGGCGCAGAGTGGGCCTGTCTCCAGCAGCGCCACCCCCAGCAGTGCCGCGCCGGGCGTGACCCTGCGGCGTGCCCCGGCGACCCCCCCGGCCCCGCCGCCACAGGCCGGGGCGGGCTGCGTGCTGCCCACGGGGCCGCTGCCCACCGGGACGCGCACGGTGTTCATTCTGGATACCAGCGGCAGCATGCGCGGCATCGGGGACGGCCAGGCCGACATCTTCGGGCGGGTCAAGGCGGCGATGAATGCCTATGTACGTACCGGGCGGCCGGGGCGGGTCGAACTCGTCACCTTCGACAGCGGCCCCCGTCTCAGGCGCAGCTATACCTTTCCGGCAGACGCGGCGCGCTGGAATGCCGATCTGGCCGCGCTGCGGGCCGACGGGCGCAACACGTACCTCTACCGCAGTGTGGCGGAGGCCCTGGCCCCGCTGAAGGCCACGCCGGGGGACGTGACCACGGTCTTTCTCCTCACCGACGGCATCGACAACGACCCCGACGCCGGCCACACGGCGCAGCGGGCGCTGGCCGCCTTCGGCTCGCGGGGGCCGCTGGATACGCTGCACTATGTCGCGCTGGGCACCCAGATTCCGCAGGAAGCCCGCGCCGCCCTCGCCGCCAGCCGCTATGCCCAGGGCCTCACGCTGCCGGTGGGGCAGGCCCCCAGGCTGGCCGACTACGGCACGCCCCTCGCCACCGTGACCGACCCGGCCCGTGTTCCGGCTCCCTTCCCGGACGGCACGCCCCTCACGCTGGCGGCGGGCGAGGGGGTGCGCCTCGCGGACGGGCAGGCGCAGGGGGGGCTGGCGCGGCTGACGGTCACGGGCCGACTGCCGGTGGGCACCCCCGCGCTGCTGTGCGCGCCTCCCACCACGCCGGGCGGGCTGCCCCGCCGCGTCCTGCTGCGCCTGGCGGTCGGCCCCGAACCGCGCCTGACCTGGCTGAACCCCGGGGCCGACCGGACGCTGCGCCCCGGCGAGGCGGTCACCCTGCGCTACCGCCTGGATGCCGACACCCCGCCCCGCGGCCTGCGCCTCCCCGCGGGCCTGACCGGTGAGCTGCTGCGGCTGCCGGGAGGCCGGGAGGTGGCGGTGCGGGTGCAGAATGCCGGGCTGCCTGACGGCACGGGCGTGAGGCCGGAGCTGCTGCTGGGCGAGGGGGGCGTGCTGCCGCTGGCCGCCATCACGGCGGGGAACGGGGCTGCCATGCCTGCCGGGACCGCTGCCCCGACCCCGCCTGCCCGGCCCGCGCCTGCCCAGCCTGCGCCGCTGCCGACTCCTCCCTCCGGTCCGGCCGCGCGGCTCCCGGCGTTGCTGGGGGCGGTGCTGGTCCTGGCGCTGCTGGCGCTGGGGGGGCTGGCCTGGGGGCGGCGCAGGCGTCCGGCTCGGCCCGCCATGCCCCCGGCCCCGCCACCGCCCAACGTGGAGGGCCTCCAGTACAGCGAGGCCCGTACGCTGGCGCTGGTCGGCGCGGGGGGAGAGGTGACGGCGGTGCCCGTGCCGCTGGGTGGCCCCTTCGACCTGGGGCAGGTGGCGCGCGTGCCGCATCTCAGCGGACTGCGGCTTCAGCAGGACCAGGGCGGCCTGCGCGTGCTGCGCGTGCCCGCCGACCTGGAAGTCAGCCAGGGTGCCCGCTTGTTGCGCGAGGACGAGGTGGTCCGGCCCGGCAGCCTGCTGGGGGTGGCGGTGGCGCGGCCTGCCCGTGCCCCCCTCGCGCCCCTGGGCACGCTGGTCGGCCTGGGCCTGCCGCTGCGCCTGCGCGTCGACGGCGTGACCCTGCATCTCCTCGGCCCCTACGGCGAACATGCCCTGCTGCTGCGCCCCGGCATCACCGACCTGGGCGAGGCGTTCGGTGCCCCGGCCCTGCACGGCCTGAAGCTCACGCCCAGCGGCCCACATCTGCTGCTCGCCGCGCTGCCCGCCGGGGTCCGCCTCCGCCGGGGCGACGACGGGGCCGAACTGCGCCCCGGCACCTACCTGCCGCCCGAGGCCCAGCTTGAGCTGCCGGCGCTGGAAGGCTAGGGGCGGCCAGCTTCCAGCAGCCAGCAGCCAGAGGGCTGACCTGCTGACCCGCTATCCTCCTTCCATGCGGCTGGCCGCCCTGACCTCCAGCAATTCCGACATTCTCGCGGCGCTGGGCGTGGCGGGGCAGGTGGTGGCGGTGGACAGCCACAGCGACGCGCCGGGGCTGGAGGGGGCGGTGCGGGTGGGGCCGGACCTGAACATCGACGTGGCGGCGGTGCAGGCGGCCCGGCCCGACCTGGTGCTGGCGAGCCTGAGCGTGCCCGGCATGGAGCGGGTGGTGGAGGGCGTGCGGGCGGCGGGGCTGCGGACGCTCGTGCTGGACCCCATCAGCATTCCGGGCACCCTGCGCGACATCCGCGAGATAGGCGCGGCCGTGGGCCTGCCAGAACGGGCGGAGGCGCTGGCCGGGAGCCTGGAGGCGGAACTGCATAGCCTCGCCCGCGCCTATCCCCGTCCGCCCCGCGTGCTGGTCGAGTGGTGGCCCCGGCCCATCATCGCCGCCACGCGCGACTCCTGGGTCACGGACCTGCTGGAGACGTTGGGCGCGGTCAATGCCCTGGGGGAGCGGCCCGGACGCAGCACGCCCCTCACGCTGGAGGAGGTGCGCGCGGCCCACCCCGACCTGATCGTCTGTTCGTGGTGCGGCGCGCGTAAGCTCCGGCCCGAGGTTATCGAGGCGCGCGGCCTGGGGGTGCCCGTCGTCTGCGTGCCCGAGAGCGGTCTGGGCCGCCCCGGTCCCCGGCTGATCGAGGGCGCGCGGCAGATAGCGGCGGCGCTGGCCGGGTTGCGCCTGTCCTAGGGCGGCGCTCCGTTGCATTGCCGCGCGTCCTGGGCGTCCATTCCACTGCGCCCCGCCCTAGCCTGCGGGGCTGGGGGCGGGCGGCTCCTCCTCCCACCCCAGGATGGCCCGCAGGCCCCGCAGGCATTCCGCGCGGTAGGCCGCCAGGTCCGGGGCGGGGTCAGCCAGGAAGCGCACGCTCAGGCCCTCGACCAGCGCCCGCAGCAGCCGTGCCCGCTCGCCCGCGCCCGCCTCGCCCGCCAGCCGCGCGAGTTCGAGGTCGAGGGCCAGCGTCTCGCGCTGGAAGTCGCGCTGCACCGCCATCAGCTCCGGGTCACGGGTGGCGGCGGCCAGGAAGTCCAGCGACACGGTGTAAAAGCGCCGGGTGTTCTCCACGCCGTAGAACTGGTTCTCGACATAGGCGGCGAGCTTGGCCCCCGGGGTGCCCGCCTGCCGCAGCGCCCGCCGCGTGGCGACCGTGATGGTCCGCGTGAAGCGCCGCATCACCGCCGCGAGCAGCCCCGCCCGGCTCCCGAAGTGATACGCCAGCGTCCCCTTGCTGACCCCCGCGTACCCGGCGATATCGGCCAGCGTCACGCCCGCGTAGCCCCGCTCGTAGATCGCCAGATACGCCGCCTTCTCCAGCGCCGCCCGCCGCACCCGGTCCTGTATCGGATTCACGCGCCGCGCCATGAGGCGCAGGGTAGCAGGCGGGATAGGGGGCAGAAGGCAGAC encodes the following:
- a CDS encoding DNA topoisomerase subunit B; amino-acid sequence: MTQTHEYNASSISILKGLEAVRKRPGMYVQGGTGVDGYHQLLTEIIDNAIDEGLGGFADEVHVIMHADGSATVTDNGRGIPVDIMKSEGRSAIEVIFTELHAGGKFGGGAYKVSGGLHGVGSSVVNALSTYFDATVNKGGKLHHIRFEKGAVSTPLEVLGKTPQGVKWSTKITFHPDPEVFSEFENLFNYDRIRGRLRELAYLTGLKIVVRDERTELHGGEVREETFFEQGGIANFARALVTDDSKLLYDQPIVMRGSHSEVEVEVAFIHANTYSSDNILTYANMIRTRDGGTPLTGFKTAYTRILNKYAKDKNLIKSGNPVPSGDDLLEGIYCVVSVKLGEPQFESQAKVKLLNSEAQTAVNAIVGEKFAEFLEENPKVGKTIVEKAAEAARAREAARKARDIVRRSNPLENDDLPGKLADCSSQDPSESELFIVEGISAGGSAKGGRERRFQAILPLRGKILNVEKAELNKILKNAEIRALIGAIGAGVEGTGDRMHFDLSNLRYHKIIIMTDADMDGGHIATLLLTFFYRYMRPVVEQGYLYIAQPPLYRIMVGREKKGTYLYTEEELKTHVARANKEGKKYEIQRFKGLGEMNADQLWDTTMNPETRALKQVQVEDLIVANEVFENLMGNEVAPRKRFIQENARFAEISV
- a CDS encoding vWA domain-containing protein, yielding MRPAAALFLTALLASGPLVRAQSGPVSSSATPSSAAPGVTLRRAPATPPAPPPQAGAGCVLPTGPLPTGTRTVFILDTSGSMRGIGDGQADIFGRVKAAMNAYVRTGRPGRVELVTFDSGPRLRRSYTFPADAARWNADLAALRADGRNTYLYRSVAEALAPLKATPGDVTTVFLLTDGIDNDPDAGHTAQRALAAFGSRGPLDTLHYVALGTQIPQEARAALAASRYAQGLTLPVGQAPRLADYGTPLATVTDPARVPAPFPDGTPLTLAAGEGVRLADGQAQGGLARLTVTGRLPVGTPALLCAPPTTPGGLPRRVLLRLAVGPEPRLTWLNPGADRTLRPGEAVTLRYRLDADTPPRGLRLPAGLTGELLRLPGGREVAVRVQNAGLPDGTGVRPELLLGEGGVLPLAAITAGNGAAMPAGTAAPTPPARPAPAQPAPLPTPPSGPAARLPALLGAVLVLALLALGGLAWGRRRRPARPAMPPAPPPPNVEGLQYSEARTLALVGAGGEVTAVPVPLGGPFDLGQVARVPHLSGLRLQQDQGGLRVLRVPADLEVSQGARLLREDEVVRPGSLLGVAVARPARAPLAPLGTLVGLGLPLRLRVDGVTLHLLGPYGEHALLLRPGITDLGEAFGAPALHGLKLTPSGPHLLLAALPAGVRLRRGDDGAELRPGTYLPPEAQLELPALEG
- a CDS encoding helical backbone metal receptor; amino-acid sequence: MRLAALTSSNSDILAALGVAGQVVAVDSHSDAPGLEGAVRVGPDLNIDVAAVQAARPDLVLASLSVPGMERVVEGVRAAGLRTLVLDPISIPGTLRDIREIGAAVGLPERAEALAGSLEAELHSLARAYPRPPRVLVEWWPRPIIAATRDSWVTDLLETLGAVNALGERPGRSTPLTLEEVRAAHPDLIVCSWCGARKLRPEVIEARGLGVPVVCVPESGLGRPGPRLIEGARQIAAALAGLRLS
- a CDS encoding TetR family transcriptional regulator C-terminal domain-containing protein, whose translation is MARRVNPIQDRVRRAALEKAAYLAIYERGYAGVTLADIAGYAGVSKGTLAYHFGSRAGLLAAVMRRFTRTITVATRRALRQAGTPGAKLAAYVENQFYGVENTRRFYTVSLDFLAAATRDPELMAVQRDFQRETLALDLELARLAGEAGAGERARLLRALVEGLSVRFLADPAPDLAAYRAECLRGLRAILGWEEEPPAPSPAG